Proteins co-encoded in one Cardiocondyla obscurior isolate alpha-2009 linkage group LG24, Cobs3.1, whole genome shotgun sequence genomic window:
- the LOC139111435 gene encoding adenylate cyclase type 10 isoform X3, whose amino-acid sequence MCPDEILDYYNNYETREYHATLLLGDISGFTDLTEKYTKTGVGGPSKLSETLNSYLGAMVQEILSHNGDVVKFSGDAFIVMWKLREGMLMRDIATEAMQTACIIQKHFGTYSTDVGVTLRVKLAIASGITYFTSIGDPKNLSYYVITGKPVWDVKFAETLCRGGDILVAPSSWQWANPNEYVYEKLPDGIHTLIIACSAMWYHPRGHITHNETYNRNIERNKNVFDLSYDDKVSNNTILNWTSEASMEHHFEQVDYSLRPKIIKVAKKRLKDLLKSYMLRPVMRSVEMDEPLEHLTEMRQVVILFINVITTVMNNEELISLVSATYKLVCGVVCKMHGCVNKTSLFDKDLIFLCIFGLRGDKHELESQIGLKCASKLRQKLSAIKNIESVTIAVTTGMTYCGVVGHILRREYTVIGMSVNKAARLMVAYTNKVICDRESFLHSRLEAKYFILQEPRHLKGITNIGPVYEFQEQAKYITPEIIRGKCPLLGRKEEMKTYRQMLLNLNTHFTIDETRQLIQIEHNTLIIKGEPRIGKTRLLDEIAQNIPTNILQNYISLVMNDVKTSYNLIRLIFSIPLGFNVTTTSRDCEEILMSRLEHIYEPEYLCALNQLFNVHFVMSPKYTALSGKQKRKMLLRFVLKLMRSCFKELWVVIIDNAQYSDEDSLNLFHTMTKQSTVFFILSFGHKLNGEYEIHPDVLKKSQVIKLGSIDKWYHAALACQILDIHGIPPELEKLIQEKSYGNPGWIESFLLSLTQSGSIIITHISKTIAEKMGYVLPPNYMLKKLASDEIFSNDGDNEEERSDKWKMYMTSYLNDPISSIKLQNAVYKLSVPIYNEESIAVCKFTEGFVPEERGAEITMDVMILKIFDSLTPLDQLLLKCASVLGEIINRSMLQYLMEDKSTREIGFAIKKLFEIRIFGCARGDFTTSGGSLVFRRDIKKSNLEAETTCECINLIIPEELSDLPRYASCGLMHFKVSKFHETTYRSLTENQKMELHSKALKYLQQHTKRCITCGEIKFARLLGKTAQETRRIKLTIDIDEMHQLEETSYTFKEEKVNEMQQETERTPSVSCLNIFRKIKKPIKTFSDVDFTNCQCHLILITVYAQMLEHCLGIGKQDVILTVILEYVEVCLATNNVPQALRLLDDAKSLLLQMFETNEENSILSLYLTAKIEMFQSRCYLESGLLSEASKKLKKAMSTLSYNFPQHKFMIDLKSTIQLEVLKWRLICPKRWKIDTVDELATNYIEQLANCLAQLFNVFRGVKKTKKHARLAAIWGLNAALDASNDFLVLCTSFTNMMLTAHVYQTKSIVPYLEKQALSICAKKSNSLEFQEFKAITELYAGIFFSRWLRGEINKAIKIGFITMRMAQIINSMFVKLIILPRLVHLLMISCRHSEVVTLLRELEFVSRNDLDKSARTWYYAMCADVQLDTGLTILSFQSCDEYYLREGETIISLHDPEAERRYFTSMWLWCVRTQQWEAMKVWISRNVTAESVVDEHKVAATITTLKRIEGLLILYVKEVTNRNINALMTLTEIKHDFKQVESMIKIVKIAIPRYMLMKAYYYMIQSRKSVAMSMLQKTKKLSIKVDNRMIYTWASHCQRVWLGTISSVQEDLWIENASNLHDEWDEVNTNDSMMIPFTFPLPKYVL is encoded by the exons ATGTGTCCTGATGAAATCTtggattattataataattatgaaacgaGAGAGTATCACGCAACGTTGTTGCTTGGCGATATTTCAG GTTTCACAGACCTCACGGAAAAATATACGAAAACTGGTGTTGGCGGTCCCTCAAAACTATCAGAAACTTTAAACAGCTACCTCGGCGCGATGGTACAGGAGATCCTTTCGCACAACGGggatgttgtaaaattttcggGCGATGCATTCATAGTCATGTGGAAACTTCGGGAAGGGATGCTTATGCGTGACATTGCGACAGAAGCAATGCAGACTGCATGCATCATACAAAAACATTTTGGAACCTACAGCACCGATGTTGGTGTAACGCTCAGAG ttaaaCTTGCAATTGCTTCTGGAATAACATACTTTACATCTATTGGCGATCCAAAAAATTTATCCTATTATGTAATTACTGGAAAACCTGTTTGGGATGTAAAGTTCGCTGAAACATTATGTCG TGGCGGAGATATTCTTGTAGCACCCAGTAGCTGGCAATGGGCGAATCCTAACGAGTATGTTTATGAAAAGTTGCCGGATGGTATACATACTCTGATTATAGCTTGCTCGGCAATGTGGTATCACCCTAGAGGCCACATTACTCACAATGAAACCT ATAACAGAAACATcgaacgtaataaaaatgtttttgatTTGTCGTACGACGATAAAGTATCAAATAATACAATCTTAAATTGGACCAGCGAAGCTTCGATGGAACATCATTTTGAGCAAGTTGATTATAGCC tgAGACCTAAAATCATAAAAGTAGCTAAAAAGCGGttgaaagatttattaaagagTTATATGCTCAGACCAGTAATGCGATCCGTGGAAATGGACGAGCCATTGGAACATTTGACAGAGATGAGACAAgtggttatactttttatCAATGTCATCACTACGGTCATGAACAACGAGGAGTTGATCTCGCTTGTTAGTGCGACTTACAAGTTGGTTTGCGG gGTCGTTTGCAAAATGCACGGATGCGTAAATAAAACGTCTCTTTTTGACAAAGACCTGATATTTCTTTGCATATTCGGATTGCGCGGTGATAAACACGAACTAGAATCACAGATTGGATTAAAGTGCGCCAGTAAGTTGCGGCAGAAACTCTCGGCGATAAAGAATATAGAATCCGTGACAATCGCTGTAACCACCGGGATGACGTACTGCGGAGTAGTTGGTCATATTTTACGGAGGGAATATACTGTGATAGGAATGTCGGTGAACAAGGCAGCACGTTTGATGGTCGCGTATACTAACAAA gTAATATGCGATCGCGAGAGCTTCTTACATTCTCGTCTtgaagcaaaatattttatactgcAAGAGCCGAGACATTTAAAAGGAATTACAAACATCGGTCCAGTTTACGAGTTTCAGGAACAGGCAAa ATATATTACGCCTGAAATAATACGAGGAAAATGCCCTTTACTTGGACGGAAAGAAGAAATGAAAACTTATCGTCAGATGctattgaatttaaatacacattttaCTATAGACGAAACAAGGCAACTTATACAGATCGAACATAACACGTtgattataaa AGGTGAACCGAGAATCGGCAAGACCAGATTGTTGGATGAAATAGCACAGAATATTCCTACAAATATATTACAGAATTACATTTCGTTAGTTATGAACGATGTTAAG ACTTCTTACAATTTGATCCGTTTGATATTTTCTATTCCACTGGGTTTCAATGTCACCACCACTTCAAGAGATTGTGAAGAAATACTGATGTCACGATTGGAACATATATACGAACCAGAATATCTTTGCGCTCTTAATCAACTCTTTAATGTTCATTTCGTAATGAGTCCAAAATATACAGCGCTATCCGGAAAACAAAAGCGTAAAATGTTACTCAGGTTTGTGCTGAAATTAATGAGAAGCTGCTTCAAGGAACTGTGGGTGGTGATTATCGACAACGCTCAGTATAGTGATGaggattcattaaatttatttcacacgATGACTAAGCAGAgcacagttttttttattctcagtTTTGGACACAAGCTCAATGGCGAGTACGAAATACATCCTGACGTGTTGAAAAAATCACAG gtTATTAAATTGGGTAGTATAGATAAGTGGTATCACGCAGCGCTCGCATGTCAAATTCTTGATATACATGGAATTCCTCCGGAACTTGAAAA attaattcaagaaaaaagTTATGGTAATCCGGGATGGATAGAAAGTTTCTTATTAAGTCTCACACAATCTGGTAGCATTATAATAACCCATATTAGCAAAACTATTGCTGAAAAAATGGGCTATGTGCTTCCGCCcaattatatgttaaaaaa ACTTGCCTCAGacgaaattttttcaaatgacGGAGATAATGAGGAAGAACGTTCAGATAAATGGAAAATGTATATGACAAGCTATCTT aatGATCCAATATCTTCGATAAAGCTGCAAAACGCTGTATACAAATTGTCGGTACCAATTTATAATGAAGAATCAATTGCCGTTTGCAAATTTACGGAAGGTTTTGTGCCAGAAGAGAGAGGTGCTGAAATTACAATGGacg TGATGATTCTGAAAATTTTCGACTCGTTGACGCCGTTGGATCAGCTGTTATTAAAGTGCGCATCGGTGTTgggagaaattattaatagaagtATGCTACAGTATTTAATGGAAGACAAATCTACGAGGGAAATTGGATTTG CCATCAAGAAACTCTTTGAGATTCGAATCTTCGGATGTGCACGAGGCGATTTTACTACGAGTGGAGGATCGCTGGTATTTCgtagagatataaaaaaatctaatcttGAAGCAGAAACTACGTGTGAATGTATTAATCTTATAATACcag AGGAACTATCAGACCTCCCACGATACGCATCTTGCGGTCTTATGCATTTTAAAGTATCAAAGTTTCATGAAACTACATACAG aTCGCTCACGGAAAATCAAAAGATGGAATTACATAGCAAAGCGTTAAAATATCTTCAGCAACATACCAAACGATGTATTACTTGCGGTGAGATAAAATTTGCAAGATTATTAGGAAAGACCGCGCAGGAAActagaagaattaaattaactattGATATCGACGAAATGCATCAACTTGAAGAAACAAGTTATACTTTTAAAGAAGAGAAAGTAAAcg AAATGCAGCAAGAAACAGAGAGAACGCCAAGTGTCTCTtgtcttaatatttttcgaaaaattaagaaaccgATCAAGACGTTTTCTGACGTTGATTTTACAAATTGCCAATGtcatcttattttaattactgtcTATGCTCAGATGTTAGAACATTGTCTAGGAATCG gaaAACAAGATGTAATATTAACGGTGATTTTAGAATACGTGGAAGTTTGTTTAGCGACTAACAACGTACCTCAAGCTCTCAGACTACTAGATGACGCTAAAAGTCTGCTTTTACAA ATGTTCGAGACCAACGAAGAAAACTCTATTCTCTCGCTTTATCTTACCgcaaaaattgaaatgttCCAAAGTAGATGTTATTTGGAAAGCGGTTTACTTTCTGAAGCAagcaagaaattaaagaaagcgATGAGCACTCTAAGCTATAATTTTCCACAACATAAATTCATGATCGACTTGAAATCGACGATTCAACTTGAAGTGCTAAAATGGAGATTGATCTGTCCCAAACGTTGGAAGATCGACACCGTCGATGAGCTCGCTACTAATTATATCGAACAACTGGCTAATTGTTTAGCACAGCTGTTTAATGTATTTAGA gGAGTAAAGAAAACGAAGAAGCACGCACGATTGGCAGCCATCTGGGGCTTAAATGCTGCGTTAGATGCATCGAATGACTTTCTCGTGCTCTGCACTTCGTTTACGAACATGATGCTCACTGCACACGTCTACCAAACCAA gtCAATTGTTCCTTATTTGGAAAAACAGGCTCTCAGCATTTGTGCAAAGAAAAGTAATTCACTTGAATTCCAAGAGTTCAAAGCCATCACCGAGCTTTACgcgggaatatttttttcgcgatgGTTAAGAGGGGAGATTAACAAAGCAATCAAAATTGGTTTTATTACAATGAGAATGGCGCAAATTATAAACTCTATGTTTGTCAAGCTAATTATACTACCGAGATTAGTGCATTTGCTTATGATCTCGTGTCGTCATTCGGAAGTCGTGACTTTGCTAAGAGAGTTGG AATTCGTGTCGCGAAACGATTTGGATAAATCTGCTCGCACTTGGTACTACGCGATGTGCGCTGATGTGCAGCTCGATACTGGTCTCACAATTCTTTCATTTCAAAGCTGCGATGAATATTATCTTCGAGAAGGAGAGACCATAATTAGTCTACACGATCCTGAAGCGGAAAGACGATATTTCACCTCTATGTGGTTGTG GTGCGTCAGAACGCAACAATGGGAAGCTATGAAAGTTTGGATCAGTAGAAACGTGACGGCTGAAAGTGTGGTCGATGAGCATAAGGTGGCGGCAACAATTACCACGTTGAAAAGAATCGAGGGATTGTTAATTTTGTATG taaaaGAAGTTACTAACAGGAATATAAATGCATTGATGACGCTAACGGAAATTAAGCATGACTTTAAGCAGGTCGAAAGTATGATAAAGATCGTTAAAATTGCAATTCCCAG GTATATGTTAATGAAAgcttattattatatgataCAGTCACGAAAAAGTGTTGCAATGAGTATGCtgcaaaaaacaaagaagttATCTATAAAAGTAGATAATAGAATGATTTACACGTGGGCAAGTCATTGTCAACGG GTTTGGTTAGGGACTATATCGTCCGTACAGGAAGATTTGTGGATAGAAAATGCCAGTAATTTACATGACGAATGGGACGAAGTAAATACTAACGATTCAATGATGATTCCTTTTACATTTCCATTACCGAAATATGTGTTATAA
- the LOC139111435 gene encoding adenylate cyclase type 10 isoform X6 — protein MWYHPRGHITHNETYNRNIERNKNVFDLSYDDKVSNNTILNWTSEASMEHHFEQVDYSLRPKIIKVAKKRLKDLLKSYMLRPVMRSVEMDEPLEHLTEMRQVVILFINVITTVMNNEELISLVSATYKLVCGVVCKMHGCVNKTSLFDKDLIFLCIFGLRGDKHELESQIGLKCASKLRQKLSAIKNIESVTIAVTTGMTYCGVVGHILRREYTVIGMSVNKAARLMVAYTNKVICDRESFLHSRLEAKYFILQEPRHLKGITNIGPVYEFQEQAKYITPEIIRGKCPLLGRKEEMKTYRQMLLNLNTHFTIDETRQLIQIEHNTLIIKGEPRIGKTRLLDEIAQNIPTNILQNYISLVMNDVKTSYNLIRLIFSIPLGFNVTTTSRDCEEILMSRLEHIYEPEYLCALNQLFNVHFVMSPKYTALSGKQKRKMLLRFVLKLMRSCFKELWVVIIDNAQYSDEDSLNLFHTMTKQSTVFFILSFGHKLNGEYEIHPDVLKKSQVIKLGSIDKWYHAALACQILDIHGIPPELEKLIQEKSYGNPGWIESFLLSLTQSGSIIITHISKTIAEKMGYVLPPNYMLKKLASDEIFSNDGDNEEERSDKWKMYMTSYLNDPISSIKLQNAVYKLSVPIYNEESIAVCKFTEGFVPEERGAEITMDVMILKIFDSLTPLDQLLLKCASVLGEIINRSMLQYLMEDKSTREIGFAIKKLFEIRIFGCARGDFTTSGGSLVFRRDIKKSNLEAETTCECINLIIPEELSDLPRYASCGLMHFKVSKFHETTYRSLTENQKMELHSKALKYLQQHTKRCITCGEIKFARLLGKTAQETRRIKLTIDIDEMHQLEETSYTFKEEKVNEMQQETERTPSVSCLNIFRKIKKPIKTFSDVDFTNCQCHLILITVYAQMLEHCLGIGKQDVILTVILEYVEVCLATNNVPQALRLLDDAKSLLLQMFETNEENSILSLYLTAKIEMFQSRCYLESGLLSEASKKLKKAMSTLSYNFPQHKFMIDLKSTIQLEVLKWRLICPKRWKIDTVDELATNYIEQLANCLAQLFNVFRGVKKTKKHARLAAIWGLNAALDASNDFLVLCTSFTNMMLTAHVYQTKSIVPYLEKQALSICAKKSNSLEFQEFKAITELYAGIFFSRWLRGEINKAIKIGFITMRMAQIINSMFVKLIILPRLVHLLMISCRHSEVVTLLRELEFVSRNDLDKSARTWYYAMCADVQLDTGLTILSFQSCDEYYLREGETIISLHDPEAERRYFTSMWLWCVRTQQWEAMKVWISRNVTAESVVDEHKVAATITTLKRIEGLLILYVKEVTNRNINALMTLTEIKHDFKQVESMIKIVKIAIPRYMLMKAYYYMIQSRKSVAMSMLQKTKKLSIKVDNRMIYTWASHCQRVWLGTISSVQEDLWIENASNLHDEWDEVNTNDSMMIPFTFPLPKYVL, from the exons ATGTGGTATCACCCTAGAGGCCACATTACTCACAATGAAACCT ATAACAGAAACATcgaacgtaataaaaatgtttttgatTTGTCGTACGACGATAAAGTATCAAATAATACAATCTTAAATTGGACCAGCGAAGCTTCGATGGAACATCATTTTGAGCAAGTTGATTATAGCC tgAGACCTAAAATCATAAAAGTAGCTAAAAAGCGGttgaaagatttattaaagagTTATATGCTCAGACCAGTAATGCGATCCGTGGAAATGGACGAGCCATTGGAACATTTGACAGAGATGAGACAAgtggttatactttttatCAATGTCATCACTACGGTCATGAACAACGAGGAGTTGATCTCGCTTGTTAGTGCGACTTACAAGTTGGTTTGCGG gGTCGTTTGCAAAATGCACGGATGCGTAAATAAAACGTCTCTTTTTGACAAAGACCTGATATTTCTTTGCATATTCGGATTGCGCGGTGATAAACACGAACTAGAATCACAGATTGGATTAAAGTGCGCCAGTAAGTTGCGGCAGAAACTCTCGGCGATAAAGAATATAGAATCCGTGACAATCGCTGTAACCACCGGGATGACGTACTGCGGAGTAGTTGGTCATATTTTACGGAGGGAATATACTGTGATAGGAATGTCGGTGAACAAGGCAGCACGTTTGATGGTCGCGTATACTAACAAA gTAATATGCGATCGCGAGAGCTTCTTACATTCTCGTCTtgaagcaaaatattttatactgcAAGAGCCGAGACATTTAAAAGGAATTACAAACATCGGTCCAGTTTACGAGTTTCAGGAACAGGCAAa ATATATTACGCCTGAAATAATACGAGGAAAATGCCCTTTACTTGGACGGAAAGAAGAAATGAAAACTTATCGTCAGATGctattgaatttaaatacacattttaCTATAGACGAAACAAGGCAACTTATACAGATCGAACATAACACGTtgattataaa AGGTGAACCGAGAATCGGCAAGACCAGATTGTTGGATGAAATAGCACAGAATATTCCTACAAATATATTACAGAATTACATTTCGTTAGTTATGAACGATGTTAAG ACTTCTTACAATTTGATCCGTTTGATATTTTCTATTCCACTGGGTTTCAATGTCACCACCACTTCAAGAGATTGTGAAGAAATACTGATGTCACGATTGGAACATATATACGAACCAGAATATCTTTGCGCTCTTAATCAACTCTTTAATGTTCATTTCGTAATGAGTCCAAAATATACAGCGCTATCCGGAAAACAAAAGCGTAAAATGTTACTCAGGTTTGTGCTGAAATTAATGAGAAGCTGCTTCAAGGAACTGTGGGTGGTGATTATCGACAACGCTCAGTATAGTGATGaggattcattaaatttatttcacacgATGACTAAGCAGAgcacagttttttttattctcagtTTTGGACACAAGCTCAATGGCGAGTACGAAATACATCCTGACGTGTTGAAAAAATCACAG gtTATTAAATTGGGTAGTATAGATAAGTGGTATCACGCAGCGCTCGCATGTCAAATTCTTGATATACATGGAATTCCTCCGGAACTTGAAAA attaattcaagaaaaaagTTATGGTAATCCGGGATGGATAGAAAGTTTCTTATTAAGTCTCACACAATCTGGTAGCATTATAATAACCCATATTAGCAAAACTATTGCTGAAAAAATGGGCTATGTGCTTCCGCCcaattatatgttaaaaaa ACTTGCCTCAGacgaaattttttcaaatgacGGAGATAATGAGGAAGAACGTTCAGATAAATGGAAAATGTATATGACAAGCTATCTT aatGATCCAATATCTTCGATAAAGCTGCAAAACGCTGTATACAAATTGTCGGTACCAATTTATAATGAAGAATCAATTGCCGTTTGCAAATTTACGGAAGGTTTTGTGCCAGAAGAGAGAGGTGCTGAAATTACAATGGacg TGATGATTCTGAAAATTTTCGACTCGTTGACGCCGTTGGATCAGCTGTTATTAAAGTGCGCATCGGTGTTgggagaaattattaatagaagtATGCTACAGTATTTAATGGAAGACAAATCTACGAGGGAAATTGGATTTG CCATCAAGAAACTCTTTGAGATTCGAATCTTCGGATGTGCACGAGGCGATTTTACTACGAGTGGAGGATCGCTGGTATTTCgtagagatataaaaaaatctaatcttGAAGCAGAAACTACGTGTGAATGTATTAATCTTATAATACcag AGGAACTATCAGACCTCCCACGATACGCATCTTGCGGTCTTATGCATTTTAAAGTATCAAAGTTTCATGAAACTACATACAG aTCGCTCACGGAAAATCAAAAGATGGAATTACATAGCAAAGCGTTAAAATATCTTCAGCAACATACCAAACGATGTATTACTTGCGGTGAGATAAAATTTGCAAGATTATTAGGAAAGACCGCGCAGGAAActagaagaattaaattaactattGATATCGACGAAATGCATCAACTTGAAGAAACAAGTTATACTTTTAAAGAAGAGAAAGTAAAcg AAATGCAGCAAGAAACAGAGAGAACGCCAAGTGTCTCTtgtcttaatatttttcgaaaaattaagaaaccgATCAAGACGTTTTCTGACGTTGATTTTACAAATTGCCAATGtcatcttattttaattactgtcTATGCTCAGATGTTAGAACATTGTCTAGGAATCG gaaAACAAGATGTAATATTAACGGTGATTTTAGAATACGTGGAAGTTTGTTTAGCGACTAACAACGTACCTCAAGCTCTCAGACTACTAGATGACGCTAAAAGTCTGCTTTTACAA ATGTTCGAGACCAACGAAGAAAACTCTATTCTCTCGCTTTATCTTACCgcaaaaattgaaatgttCCAAAGTAGATGTTATTTGGAAAGCGGTTTACTTTCTGAAGCAagcaagaaattaaagaaagcgATGAGCACTCTAAGCTATAATTTTCCACAACATAAATTCATGATCGACTTGAAATCGACGATTCAACTTGAAGTGCTAAAATGGAGATTGATCTGTCCCAAACGTTGGAAGATCGACACCGTCGATGAGCTCGCTACTAATTATATCGAACAACTGGCTAATTGTTTAGCACAGCTGTTTAATGTATTTAGA gGAGTAAAGAAAACGAAGAAGCACGCACGATTGGCAGCCATCTGGGGCTTAAATGCTGCGTTAGATGCATCGAATGACTTTCTCGTGCTCTGCACTTCGTTTACGAACATGATGCTCACTGCACACGTCTACCAAACCAA gtCAATTGTTCCTTATTTGGAAAAACAGGCTCTCAGCATTTGTGCAAAGAAAAGTAATTCACTTGAATTCCAAGAGTTCAAAGCCATCACCGAGCTTTACgcgggaatatttttttcgcgatgGTTAAGAGGGGAGATTAACAAAGCAATCAAAATTGGTTTTATTACAATGAGAATGGCGCAAATTATAAACTCTATGTTTGTCAAGCTAATTATACTACCGAGATTAGTGCATTTGCTTATGATCTCGTGTCGTCATTCGGAAGTCGTGACTTTGCTAAGAGAGTTGG AATTCGTGTCGCGAAACGATTTGGATAAATCTGCTCGCACTTGGTACTACGCGATGTGCGCTGATGTGCAGCTCGATACTGGTCTCACAATTCTTTCATTTCAAAGCTGCGATGAATATTATCTTCGAGAAGGAGAGACCATAATTAGTCTACACGATCCTGAAGCGGAAAGACGATATTTCACCTCTATGTGGTTGTG GTGCGTCAGAACGCAACAATGGGAAGCTATGAAAGTTTGGATCAGTAGAAACGTGACGGCTGAAAGTGTGGTCGATGAGCATAAGGTGGCGGCAACAATTACCACGTTGAAAAGAATCGAGGGATTGTTAATTTTGTATG taaaaGAAGTTACTAACAGGAATATAAATGCATTGATGACGCTAACGGAAATTAAGCATGACTTTAAGCAGGTCGAAAGTATGATAAAGATCGTTAAAATTGCAATTCCCAG GTATATGTTAATGAAAgcttattattatatgataCAGTCACGAAAAAGTGTTGCAATGAGTATGCtgcaaaaaacaaagaagttATCTATAAAAGTAGATAATAGAATGATTTACACGTGGGCAAGTCATTGTCAACGG GTTTGGTTAGGGACTATATCGTCCGTACAGGAAGATTTGTGGATAGAAAATGCCAGTAATTTACATGACGAATGGGACGAAGTAAATACTAACGATTCAATGATGATTCCTTTTACATTTCCATTACCGAAATATGTGTTATAA